One part of the Geoanaerobacter pelophilus genome encodes these proteins:
- the nuoE gene encoding NADH-quinone oxidoreductase subunit NuoE, whose translation MIPDTLKSKLQQRISHAVTPREAAVDVLKMLQAHYGWLTDEAVAEAAELLGLSTLQVDELATFYEMLYRRPVGRRVIHVCDSISCWSMGGEALIAHFSKYLGIKPGETTEDGAFTLLPCCCLGNCREAPTVMIGDTIYDRVTPELAEQIVAKERT comes from the coding sequence ATGATTCCTGACACCCTGAAATCCAAACTGCAGCAACGTATATCCCACGCTGTCACCCCGCGGGAGGCGGCGGTGGATGTGCTGAAGATGCTGCAGGCGCATTACGGCTGGCTTACCGACGAGGCGGTCGCTGAGGCGGCGGAACTGCTCGGGCTCTCCACCCTGCAGGTGGATGAACTGGCCACCTTTTACGAGATGCTCTACCGCCGACCGGTGGGCAGAAGAGTGATCCATGTCTGCGACTCCATCTCCTGCTGGTCCATGGGTGGAGAGGCGCTCATAGCCCACTTTTCGAAGTACCTGGGGATAAAACCGGGCGAGACCACCGAAGATGGCGCTTTCACCCTCCTCCCCTGCTGCTGCCTCGGCAACTGCAGGGAGGCGCCGACCGTTATGATCGGCGACACCATCTACGATCGGGTGACACCGGAGTTGGCAGAGCAGATCGTGGCAAAGGAGAGAACATGA
- a CDS encoding c-type cytochrome has translation MKPSGAVLMASGGLLWATAAAAADGKALFEQHCSGCHYQGTNAVYPSRPLFRLYREANGLKTPKDLVAKMRRGGQGMPSFTAKQLSDADARAIAEYIIRTFD, from the coding sequence ATGAAGCCATCGGGAGCCGTTCTAATGGCATCAGGAGGCTTATTGTGGGCAACCGCTGCAGCTGCAGCGGACGGCAAAGCGCTGTTCGAGCAGCACTGTTCCGGCTGCCATTACCAGGGGACAAACGCGGTATATCCGAGCAGGCCGTTGTTTCGCCTGTACCGCGAAGCCAACGGGCTAAAGACCCCCAAGGACCTGGTGGCCAAGATGCGCCGCGGCGGTCAGGGGATGCCGAGCTTTACGGCAAAACAGCTTTCCGACGCGGATGCGAGGGCCATTGCCGAATACATCATCAGGACCTTTGATTGA
- a CDS encoding DUF488 domain-containing protein, with translation MIRIKRVYEQPEAADGVRILVDRLWPRGVAKESARFDEWCKEIAPSNELRQWFGHDPARWEEFRIRYLQELTGHKEILTRLQNLAQKETVTLLYAARDEAHNNAVVLKELIE, from the coding sequence ATGATCAGGATCAAGCGGGTCTATGAGCAGCCGGAAGCGGCAGACGGCGTCCGTATCCTGGTGGACCGGCTCTGGCCGCGGGGAGTGGCCAAGGAAAGCGCGCGATTTGACGAGTGGTGCAAGGAGATCGCACCGAGCAATGAGCTGCGGCAGTGGTTCGGCCATGACCCGGCCCGGTGGGAAGAATTCCGGATTCGCTACCTCCAGGAGCTGACTGGGCACAAAGAGATACTGACGCGGCTGCAAAATCTTGCGCAAAAAGAGACCGTGACCCTGCTCTACGCTGCCAGGGACGAGGCACACAATAATGCCGTGGTGTTGAAAGAGCTGATCGAATAA
- the nuoF gene encoding NADH-quinone oxidoreductase subunit NuoF gives MEQVLFRHNRPGRCITFDEYRDEGGFEALKKALTGMSPAEVQQTVIDSGLRGRGGAGFPTGKKWSFVPRDLPGRFLICNCDEMEPGTYKDRLLLEANPYSLVEGMILTAYSLGVNHAFVFIRRGYEQGADNVRRAIGEVTAAGLLGENICGSGFSLKLEVHQSAGRYICGEETALMNALEGKRANPRAKPPFPAIKGLWGRPTVVNNVETLANIPYIIAHGPDWFKGLAKIPEAAGMKLFCVSGHVKDPACLELPLGTTLGEIIDSHCGGMRDGSSFKACLPGGASTPFLTPDHWNLPLDFDSVARAGSRLGTGGIVVFDQSTCMVAATLNLVRFYARESCGWCTPCREGLPYVVHLLETIESGNGSEEHIEILTEHLKYLNYAFCPLAPGAMGPVEGLLRHFEEEVREHIIKKRCPIQQHRPGGVYGN, from the coding sequence ATGGAACAGGTGCTTTTTCGTCATAACCGGCCCGGCCGCTGCATCACTTTCGACGAATACCGGGACGAAGGGGGATTCGAGGCACTCAAGAAGGCGCTGACCGGGATGTCGCCCGCTGAAGTGCAGCAGACGGTGATCGACTCCGGTCTACGCGGTCGCGGCGGCGCCGGCTTCCCCACCGGCAAGAAATGGTCGTTCGTGCCGCGCGACCTGCCGGGGCGTTTTCTCATCTGCAACTGCGACGAGATGGAGCCCGGCACCTACAAGGACCGACTGCTGCTGGAGGCCAACCCCTATTCGCTGGTGGAGGGGATGATCCTGACCGCCTATAGCCTCGGCGTTAACCATGCCTTTGTCTTCATCCGCCGCGGTTACGAACAGGGAGCAGACAATGTCAGGCGGGCCATTGGCGAGGTGACTGCTGCCGGCCTGCTCGGCGAAAACATCTGCGGATCCGGCTTCTCGCTGAAACTGGAGGTTCACCAGTCGGCCGGGCGCTATATCTGCGGCGAAGAGACCGCGCTGATGAACGCCCTGGAAGGGAAACGGGCCAATCCGCGGGCTAAGCCCCCCTTCCCCGCGATCAAAGGTTTGTGGGGCCGGCCGACTGTGGTCAACAACGTGGAGACCCTGGCCAACATCCCGTACATCATCGCCCATGGGCCCGACTGGTTCAAAGGTCTGGCCAAGATTCCCGAGGCTGCCGGCATGAAACTGTTCTGCGTCAGCGGCCATGTAAAGGACCCGGCCTGCCTGGAGCTGCCGCTCGGCACCACGCTCGGGGAGATAATCGACAGCCACTGCGGCGGCATGCGCGACGGCAGCAGCTTCAAGGCCTGCCTCCCGGGCGGGGCATCGACACCGTTTCTCACCCCTGACCACTGGAACCTGCCGCTCGATTTCGACAGCGTGGCTCGGGCCGGGTCGCGGCTCGGCACCGGCGGCATCGTGGTCTTCGACCAATCGACCTGCATGGTGGCGGCAACACTCAACCTGGTCCGGTTCTATGCCCGCGAGTCGTGCGGCTGGTGCACCCCCTGCCGCGAAGGGCTGCCATACGTGGTCCACTTGCTGGAGACGATCGAGAGCGGCAACGGGAGCGAGGAGCATATCGAGATATTGACTGAGCATCTGAAGTATCTCAACTACGCCTTCTGTCCCCTTGCCCCTGGAGCCATGGGGCCGGTGGAGGGGCTGTTGCGGCATTTCGAGGAAGAGGTCAGGGAGCACATTATCAAAAAACGGTGCCCAATCCAGCAACACAGACCGGGAGGAGTTTATGGGAACTGA
- a CDS encoding V4R domain-containing protein translates to MGTDSCCRFNWKQVGDIALGRPHLGPMMHLAVYRLMQYTLREAICARYGHDEASDLLRSAGLRAGEEFCANVLNSDQDFNGFVAELQEKLREMGVGILRIEKADMEKLNFTLTVGEDLDCSGLPVVGHTVCEYDEGFIAGVLGRYTGKAFEAKEVDCWATGERTCRFSVTLATADGADGK, encoded by the coding sequence ATGGGAACTGACAGCTGCTGCCGTTTCAACTGGAAACAGGTCGGCGACATTGCCTTGGGGAGGCCGCATCTCGGCCCGATGATGCACCTTGCCGTGTACCGGCTGATGCAGTACACCCTCAGGGAGGCGATCTGCGCCAGATACGGTCATGACGAGGCATCAGACCTGCTGCGCAGCGCCGGATTGCGTGCCGGAGAAGAGTTTTGCGCGAACGTGCTGAACAGTGACCAGGATTTCAACGGGTTTGTTGCCGAACTGCAGGAAAAGCTGCGGGAAATGGGGGTCGGCATTCTGCGCATTGAAAAAGCCGACATGGAAAAGCTGAATTTCACCCTTACGGTAGGTGAGGACCTGGACTGCTCCGGTCTGCCGGTAGTCGGACACACGGTCTGCGAATATGACGAAGGATTTATTGCCGGCGTGCTCGGCAGATATACTGGAAAGGCCTTTGAGGCCAAAGAGGTTGACTGCTGGGCAACCGGCGAGCGGACCTGCCGCTTTAGCGTAACTCTTGCCACTGCGGATGGTGCTGATGGCAAATAA
- a CDS encoding GGDEF domain-containing protein, whose product MANNADIIKCCREKIEALLCGETPASVEIPDKVSPEAMELCHACNRLISAQQEAATFLAALANGNLEIDPPPRNQLISPFKQLHASLRHLVWQTSQIAAGNLEQQVDFLGELSTSFNKMIEALRQKQSIEDMLRYLSNHDPMTGLYNRLYFNEELARLDRSRQIPSSIIVADLNGLKQVNDSLGHESGDLLILAAAEIIRSGIRADDVAARIGGDEFAVILPFTRNDEAELVLSRIRKKEALHRETSDLQVFISYGLATAEQQGGMNEALKLADKRMYEEKTNNKSGMSHSLTSKKQKRKWRN is encoded by the coding sequence ATGGCAAATAACGCCGACATCATCAAATGTTGCCGGGAGAAGATCGAAGCGCTGCTCTGCGGAGAAACCCCGGCGTCGGTCGAGATCCCGGACAAGGTATCGCCTGAAGCAATGGAGCTTTGTCACGCCTGCAACCGGTTAATTAGCGCACAGCAGGAGGCTGCCACCTTTCTCGCCGCCCTGGCCAACGGCAACCTGGAGATCGACCCGCCCCCGCGAAATCAGCTCATTTCCCCGTTCAAACAGTTGCATGCCAGCTTGCGCCACCTGGTCTGGCAAACCAGCCAGATAGCAGCCGGCAATCTCGAACAGCAAGTCGATTTCCTGGGTGAGCTTTCCACTTCGTTCAATAAAATGATCGAAGCGCTGCGGCAGAAACAGTCCATTGAGGATATGCTCCGTTACCTGAGCAATCACGACCCGATGACCGGCCTTTACAACCGGCTCTACTTCAACGAAGAGCTGGCCCGGCTGGACCGCAGCCGCCAGATCCCGTCAAGCATCATCGTCGCCGACCTGAACGGTTTGAAGCAGGTGAACGATTCCCTGGGCCACGAGTCCGGCGACCTCCTGATTCTTGCCGCTGCTGAGATCATCCGTTCCGGAATCAGGGCTGACGATGTCGCCGCCCGAATCGGTGGCGACGAGTTTGCCGTTATCCTGCCGTTTACCAGAAACGACGAGGCAGAGCTGGTGTTGAGCAGGATCAGGAAAAAGGAAGCGCTCCATCGCGAGACCAGCGACCTGCAGGTATTCATATCCTATGGACTGGCCACTGCAGAACAGCAGGGAGGCATGAACGAAGCGCTGAAACTCGCCGACAAACGGATGTACGAAGAAAAAACCAACAACAAGAGCGGCATGAGCCACTCCCTGACAAGCAAAAAACAGAAGAGAAAATGGCGAAACTGA
- a CDS encoding molybdopterin-dependent oxidoreductase — protein MAKLTIDHIPVTVTDGTSILEAAKSVGIWIPHFCYHPALGKAGACRVCAVKLLDGPVKGIQMSCMLPAADGMVVSTTDEEAVAMRRQVIEWLMINHPHDCPVCDEGGECLLQDYTIAGGHSIRRYTGSKRTHRNQELGPHIEHEMNRCIQCYRCARFYQEFAGGDDFGVMGSAARVYFGRFSDGPLASPFSGNLVDICPTGVFTDKTARFRARYWDYDMAPSICPHCSLGCNTMPVARYRELLKIVSRRNDQVNGWFICDRGRFGADGVNAPNRPRTPLVDGRQASWDEAIDDLLLRINEVQELHGPDSIALLGSPRMTLEGNLLLAQLASLLGATLCYHIGSTEQTQAVAATQLVSGERAASMNDVGQADCIVIAGCDLLDAGPMMALAVRQAWRRGAKVFLVNAPTSRLPFEYACAGLFDEIPFATAKQPVVIGTASDSDRLQPLLESAQGIKVAMLLPGPNSFATALLAQEHGTLPLEEAIAGGSIKGIISFEPETPDRLPTDIQLLAVADWRPSPAVSRAGIFLPITPWVEMDGTFINNEGRAQRFRQVMRPGLPIKGLDPAGHPPRLHGNEAPGSLPRPTAEIIAGIFAQIAGEPAIQPLSGRWQFAADLDPEGDGVRVVQP, from the coding sequence ATGGCGAAACTGACCATCGATCATATTCCGGTCACGGTAACGGACGGCACCAGCATTCTGGAGGCGGCCAAGAGCGTCGGCATCTGGATTCCCCACTTCTGCTACCATCCGGCGCTGGGCAAGGCGGGCGCCTGCCGAGTCTGCGCCGTGAAGCTGCTGGACGGGCCGGTCAAGGGGATCCAGATGTCGTGCATGCTCCCGGCCGCAGACGGCATGGTGGTTTCCACGACCGATGAGGAAGCGGTTGCCATGCGGCGCCAGGTCATCGAGTGGCTGATGATCAACCACCCCCATGACTGCCCGGTATGCGACGAAGGAGGGGAATGCCTGCTTCAGGACTACACCATCGCCGGCGGCCACTCCATTAGGCGCTACACCGGTAGTAAACGGACCCACCGGAACCAGGAGCTCGGGCCGCATATCGAGCACGAGATGAACCGTTGCATCCAGTGCTACCGCTGCGCCCGTTTTTACCAGGAATTTGCCGGAGGGGACGACTTCGGGGTCATGGGGAGCGCAGCCAGGGTCTATTTCGGCAGGTTCAGCGATGGTCCGCTGGCATCTCCATTTTCCGGCAACCTGGTGGATATCTGCCCGACCGGGGTTTTTACCGACAAGACCGCCCGCTTTCGCGCCCGCTACTGGGATTACGACATGGCACCGTCGATCTGCCCCCACTGCTCGCTCGGGTGCAACACCATGCCGGTGGCCCGCTACCGGGAGCTATTGAAGATCGTTTCCAGGAGAAACGACCAGGTCAACGGCTGGTTCATCTGCGACCGGGGCCGGTTCGGCGCTGACGGCGTCAATGCCCCGAACCGGCCCCGCACCCCGCTGGTGGATGGGCGGCAGGCGTCCTGGGACGAGGCGATCGACGACCTGCTGCTGCGGATCAATGAGGTTCAGGAACTGCACGGCCCCGACAGTATCGCCCTGCTCGGCTCTCCCCGAATGACCCTGGAGGGAAACCTGCTGCTGGCACAGCTGGCCAGCCTGCTCGGGGCAACGCTCTGCTATCACATCGGGTCAACGGAGCAGACACAGGCTGTTGCCGCGACGCAACTGGTATCCGGTGAGCGTGCCGCCTCCATGAACGATGTAGGCCAGGCCGACTGCATCGTCATTGCCGGCTGCGACCTGCTCGACGCCGGGCCGATGATGGCGCTGGCCGTCCGCCAGGCGTGGCGGCGCGGGGCAAAGGTCTTCCTAGTCAATGCGCCGACCAGCCGGTTGCCGTTCGAGTACGCCTGTGCCGGGTTGTTTGACGAAATTCCATTCGCTACGGCAAAACAGCCGGTGGTTATCGGCACTGCCAGCGATTCAGACCGGCTGCAGCCGCTGCTTGAGTCAGCCCAAGGGATCAAGGTTGCCATGCTACTCCCCGGACCAAACAGTTTTGCCACGGCGTTGCTGGCGCAAGAGCACGGCACGCTGCCGCTGGAAGAGGCTATCGCGGGAGGTAGCATCAAGGGGATCATCAGCTTTGAACCAGAAACCCCTGATCGGCTGCCAACCGATATCCAACTGCTGGCAGTAGCTGACTGGCGCCCGTCTCCTGCTGTTTCCCGTGCCGGGATCTTCCTCCCCATCACCCCCTGGGTGGAGATGGACGGCACCTTCATCAACAACGAGGGTCGAGCGCAGCGGTTCCGGCAGGTGATGCGCCCCGGCCTGCCGATCAAGGGACTTGACCCTGCCGGGCATCCGCCCCGGCTCCATGGCAATGAAGCACCCGGCAGCCTCCCCCGCCCGACTGCGGAGATCATCGCCGGGATATTTGCACAAATTGCCGGAGAGCCGGCAATCCAGCCGCTTTCCGGGCGCTGGCAGTTTGCCGCTGATCTCGATCCGGAGGGTGATGGGGTACGGGTGGTGCAGCCATGA
- the nuoH gene encoding NADH-quinone oxidoreductase subunit NuoH yields the protein MTMLTIDMAIILAKIGLVLFVILTLAAYLVFAERKLLAWIQDRKGPNRVGPFGLLQPLADLIKLLTKEDFRPVGADKWIFYLAPAMAAIPAIMTLAIVPFGAPLIILGHEVNLQIVDLNIGLLVFMALSSIAVYGVALGGWASNSKYALLGSIRGLAQLISYELSMGLSLVPVVMLTRSFTLSEIVNAQAGCWFIVYQPLAFIIFLVSILAECKRIPFDIPEAEGELVAGFHTEYSGMRFGLFFVGEYINIVVLGGLAATFFLGGWHGPLLPPLVWFWGKVFAFAFLFIWIRGTMPRLRYDQLMHFGWKVLTPLALLNILVTGWWLVLRM from the coding sequence ATGACCATGCTTACCATCGACATGGCGATTATCCTGGCCAAGATCGGCCTGGTGCTGTTCGTGATCCTGACGCTGGCCGCCTACCTGGTCTTTGCCGAGCGCAAGCTGCTGGCCTGGATCCAGGACCGGAAGGGACCGAACCGGGTCGGGCCGTTCGGCCTGCTGCAACCGCTGGCCGACCTGATCAAGCTGCTCACCAAGGAGGATTTCCGACCGGTCGGGGCCGACAAATGGATCTTCTACCTGGCGCCTGCCATGGCCGCCATCCCGGCGATCATGACCCTGGCAATAGTCCCGTTCGGCGCGCCGCTGATTATCCTGGGGCATGAGGTGAACCTGCAGATCGTTGACCTGAACATCGGCCTCCTGGTCTTCATGGCGTTGTCCTCGATAGCGGTCTATGGCGTGGCCCTCGGCGGCTGGGCCTCCAACTCCAAATATGCCCTGCTCGGGAGCATTCGCGGACTGGCCCAGTTGATCTCCTATGAACTCTCCATGGGACTGTCCCTGGTGCCGGTGGTGATGCTGACCCGTTCCTTCACCCTGTCGGAGATCGTCAATGCCCAGGCCGGCTGCTGGTTCATCGTCTACCAGCCGCTGGCATTCATCATCTTCCTGGTGAGCATCCTGGCCGAGTGCAAGCGGATTCCCTTTGATATCCCGGAGGCCGAGGGGGAGCTGGTGGCCGGATTCCATACCGAATACTCGGGGATGCGCTTCGGACTGTTCTTTGTTGGCGAGTACATCAACATCGTCGTACTGGGTGGCCTGGCGGCAACCTTCTTCCTCGGCGGCTGGCACGGTCCGCTCCTGCCGCCGCTGGTCTGGTTCTGGGGCAAGGTATTTGCCTTCGCTTTTCTCTTCATCTGGATTCGTGGCACCATGCCCCGGCTCCGCTACGACCAGCTGATGCATTTCGGCTGGAAGGTCCTGACCCCGCTGGCGCTGCTCAACATTCTGGTCACCGGCTGGTGGCTGGTCTTGAGAATGTGA
- a CDS encoding sensor domain-containing diguanylate cyclase: protein MNETELYKSIVEGMYEGVYFVDQRRKITFWNKGAERITGYSAQEVMGSSCSDNILVHIDECGKELCINSCPLVATMRENCGHKNDQVFLHHKNGQRIPVSVSVSTISDAFGQPAGAVEVFWENPRRDVDEQLLAELKKAALIDQLTGLPNRRYLEMVLKSSLGEFHEHQMHFGLLFADVDHFKQFNDTYGHDLGDKVLQLVSRTLEGNMRPYDMAGRWGGEEFLILIRYVDEEQFRMVGEKLRVLVESSYLQHNGEQLKVTMTMGGSRIRPDDTIEALLKRVDKLLYSGKQTGRNRVVFD, encoded by the coding sequence ATGAATGAAACCGAACTATACAAGAGTATTGTTGAAGGCATGTACGAGGGGGTTTATTTCGTTGACCAGAGGCGGAAGATTACCTTCTGGAACAAGGGGGCGGAGCGGATCACCGGTTACAGCGCCCAAGAGGTCATGGGCAGCTCATGTTCCGACAATATCCTGGTGCATATTGATGAGTGCGGCAAAGAACTCTGTATAAACAGCTGCCCTCTGGTGGCCACCATGCGTGAGAACTGCGGCCACAAGAATGACCAGGTGTTTCTGCATCACAAGAACGGGCAACGGATTCCGGTGAGTGTAAGCGTCTCGACTATCAGCGACGCTTTCGGTCAACCAGCAGGCGCGGTAGAGGTCTTCTGGGAAAACCCCCGGCGCGATGTGGATGAGCAGTTGCTGGCAGAGCTCAAGAAAGCGGCTCTCATTGACCAGTTGACCGGCCTCCCCAACCGCCGCTATCTCGAGATGGTCCTGAAATCTAGCCTGGGTGAGTTTCACGAGCATCAGATGCATTTCGGCCTGTTGTTTGCCGATGTGGACCATTTCAAGCAATTCAACGACACCTACGGTCATGACCTGGGAGACAAGGTACTGCAGCTTGTCTCAAGAACACTCGAAGGAAACATGCGCCCCTATGATATGGCCGGCCGCTGGGGTGGGGAGGAGTTTCTGATTTTGATCCGTTATGTGGACGAAGAGCAGTTCCGGATGGTGGGAGAAAAGTTGCGGGTATTGGTGGAAAGTTCCTACTTGCAGCACAACGGCGAGCAGTTGAAGGTGACTATGACCATGGGGGGGAGCAGAATTAGGCCGGACGACACTATAGAGGCTCTTCTGAAGCGCGTTGACAAGCTGCTTTATTCAGGGAAGCAGACAGGCCGCAACCGGGTGGTTTTTGACTGA
- the lepB gene encoding signal peptidase I yields the protein MQSSDVIKFCLMTFGILFGITGISVAQTQSNTRTCVVNEATNAGGYTYIGCQEGSSQIWLGTPQTNVQNGEQISFPDTPPMVNFISKSMGRTFSRISFIPGITRAGYLASDSNSDSPSNNNTATPYNDTYSGIDDNGAVVFTDDPSKVPNNLSKVKNIKQIKHKNNTKKQDGVKSEFEFLLTSANMEDSIKINDKLTINRNVIDSKQKDIVAYKFRDDPSKTFIGRIIGLPGSTVKMVNKIVYINNVKYEELEYAAHKEKDIISDALNPRDNNGPFILADDEYYILGDNRDRSYDCRFWGEGAVKKYEIVGKVVRIKGKK from the coding sequence ATGCAATCTAGTGACGTCATAAAGTTTTGTCTCATGACCTTTGGTATATTGTTTGGAATCACTGGAATATCCGTTGCTCAAACACAATCAAACACTCGAACTTGCGTCGTTAATGAAGCAACAAATGCTGGAGGATACACCTACATAGGGTGTCAAGAAGGGTCAAGTCAAATTTGGTTAGGCACACCGCAGACTAACGTTCAAAATGGTGAGCAGATATCATTCCCTGATACCCCTCCTATGGTTAATTTTATTTCAAAATCGATGGGGCGTACCTTTTCACGGATTTCATTTATCCCCGGCATTACTCGTGCTGGCTACTTGGCTTCAGATTCTAATTCCGATTCTCCATCAAATAACAACACAGCTACACCTTACAATGACACATATTCTGGAATAGACGATAATGGTGCTGTCGTGTTCACAGACGATCCTTCCAAAGTACCAAATAATTTATCAAAAGTTAAAAATATAAAACAGATAAAACATAAAAATAATACAAAAAAGCAAGATGGTGTTAAGTCTGAATTTGAATTCTTGCTAACTTCAGCAAACATGGAAGATAGTATTAAAATTAATGATAAACTTACTATCAACAGAAACGTGATTGATTCAAAACAAAAAGACATTGTTGCATATAAATTTAGAGATGATCCTAGTAAAACATTTATTGGCAGAATAATTGGATTGCCTGGCTCCACTGTAAAGATGGTTAACAAGATAGTTTATATTAATAATGTAAAATATGAAGAACTCGAATACGCAGCACATAAAGAAAAAGACATTATATCAGATGCATTGAACCCAAGAGATAACAATGGACCATTTATCTTAGCAGATGATGAATATTATATTTTAGGAGACAACAGAGACCGAAGCTATGATTGTAGATTCTGGGGTGAAGGCGCAGTAAAAAAATATGAGATTGTGGGAAAAGTCGTCAGGATTAAAGGGAAAAAGTAG
- a CDS encoding DUF6624 domain-containing protein, which yields MDKKLRDVLLSMQKEDQKTLQELINIGELGTVEYHPKIKEVHERNNKRIKEIIGQHGWPGISLVGKEAAEAAWLVVQHAVLDTVFMESCLALLTEAVKRGEAEGSHFAYLQDRVLTMSGRPQIYGTQHHIDENGTAFPLPIENPVEVDNLRREIGLGTLDEATARIQERENAIRRNRKANQAVER from the coding sequence TTGGACAAAAAGCTTCGTGATGTGCTGCTCTCAATGCAAAAAGAAGATCAGAAAACACTGCAGGAGTTGATCAATATTGGCGAATTGGGTACGGTCGAATACCATCCAAAAATTAAGGAAGTCCACGAGCGAAATAATAAGCGCATAAAGGAAATCATCGGGCAACACGGATGGCCAGGGATTAGTCTGGTAGGCAAGGAAGCTGCCGAGGCTGCTTGGCTCGTCGTCCAGCATGCGGTACTTGACACTGTGTTTATGGAGTCATGCTTGGCACTACTCACAGAGGCTGTTAAAAGGGGCGAAGCAGAAGGTAGCCACTTTGCCTACCTACAAGACAGAGTTCTCACTATGTCTGGCAGACCTCAAATTTATGGAACGCAGCATCATATCGATGAAAACGGTACTGCCTTTCCATTGCCGATAGAGAATCCTGTAGAAGTTGACAACTTGCGAAGAGAAATTGGATTGGGCACTTTAGACGAAGCGACGGCGCGCATACAGGAAAGGGAGAATGCTATCCGCCGAAATCGCAAGGCTAACCAGGCCGTGGAGCGGTGA
- a CDS encoding demethylmenaquinone methyltransferase gives MQGNCLPLKEQKETFVQDMFNAIAGRYDLMNIVMSFGLDRAWRRFTTQRADLKPGGHGLDICCGTGMLTIELAKATGPAGKVTGMDFSEKMLAVARENVQNNKLSSTIQLFQGNAMKLAFEDDTFDCVTVAWGLRNVPDIEIALREMVRVVKPGGKVVSLDMGHPSVPVFRQLYWFWFERMIPFMGRFWCNNKKAYAYLHDSARVFPHQQELVRIFTQYGLTSTTYHNLAGGVVAVVEGKKPQGK, from the coding sequence ATGCAGGGTAATTGTTTGCCACTAAAGGAACAGAAGGAAACATTTGTTCAGGATATGTTCAATGCCATTGCAGGACGTTATGACTTGATGAATATCGTTATGTCTTTCGGTCTGGACAGGGCTTGGAGAAGGTTCACGACACAGCGTGCCGACCTCAAGCCAGGTGGCCATGGACTCGATATCTGTTGTGGTACGGGGATGCTTACCATTGAGCTAGCCAAGGCTACCGGGCCAGCAGGAAAAGTCACGGGAATGGATTTCTCGGAGAAAATGTTAGCCGTGGCTCGGGAAAATGTTCAAAACAATAAACTGAGTAGCACCATACAGCTCTTCCAAGGTAATGCAATGAAACTTGCCTTTGAAGATGACACTTTCGATTGCGTTACCGTGGCGTGGGGACTTCGAAACGTGCCTGACATTGAAATAGCCCTCAGGGAAATGGTGCGGGTGGTCAAACCTGGCGGTAAGGTCGTTTCCCTGGATATGGGGCATCCAAGTGTTCCAGTATTCAGGCAATTGTACTGGTTTTGGTTCGAAAGGATGATCCCATTCATGGGAAGATTTTGGTGCAACAACAAGAAAGCCTACGCGTACCTCCATGATTCAGCCAGAGTTTTTCCACATCAGCAGGAATTGGTAAGAATATTCACCCAGTATGGGCTTACAAGTACCACTTATCACAATTTAGCAGGAGGTGTTGTAGCTGTTGTTGAGGGGAAAAAACCGCAGGGGAAATGA
- the nuoI gene encoding NADH-quinone oxidoreductase subunit NuoI produces MRVINDITAILIGMWTTWKHIFRRPVTIQYPEEKRTPSPRYRARIILTRDPDGGERCVACYLCSAACPVDCISMQAAEAENGRRYAAWFRINFSRCIFCGLCAEACPTMAIQMTPDFEICKRDIMDLVYEKEDLLVDHGGKEPEYNFYRHAGIGVTQPRGDGAEEHPPVDVRGLMP; encoded by the coding sequence ATGAGAGTTATCAACGACATAACCGCCATCCTCATCGGGATGTGGACCACCTGGAAGCATATCTTCCGGCGGCCGGTCACCATCCAGTACCCGGAGGAGAAGCGGACCCCCTCCCCTCGCTACCGGGCAAGGATCATCCTCACCCGCGACCCGGACGGCGGCGAGCGGTGCGTGGCCTGTTACCTCTGCTCCGCTGCCTGCCCGGTGGACTGCATCTCAATGCAGGCGGCGGAGGCAGAAAACGGGCGGCGTTATGCGGCCTGGTTCCGGATCAACTTCTCCCGCTGCATCTTCTGCGGCCTGTGCGCCGAAGCGTGCCCGACCATGGCGATCCAGATGACGCCTGACTTCGAGATCTGCAAGCGGGACATCATGGATCTGGTGTATGAGAAAGAGGATCTTTTGGTCGATCACGGCGGCAAGGAACCGGAGTACAATTTCTACCGCCATGCCGGCATCGGCGTGACCCAGCCGCGAGGAGACGGCGCGGAGGAGCATCCTCCGGTGGATGTGCGGGGGTTGATGCCTTAG